Proteins from a genomic interval of Collinsella sp. zg1085:
- a CDS encoding FAD-dependent oxidoreductase, translating into MKLTIDGHEIEAEVGQSVLDAALAAGIFIPHLCKHPDLGAVGGCRLCMIEIAGQEGAVCACKTAVADGMVVDSHGEEAERVRRMAMELILATHPTDCTGCPKYGKCELQSMYQFMGVAPTRWRVKSRPCATNDSNPLITHMMTRCIRCGRCIRACRDMRGVSILDYRRGTDGVRVGTKDGLPLAESGCRFCGACVEVCPTGSIVDSLGLIKQDKPYADGVVPCRANCPAHIDIPRYIRHVKHEDWTAATAVVREKVPLPNSLGHICTHFCEGACKRTDLGGPVSICRLKRAAAEQDSGAWKERVRLESRSGKRVAVIGSGPAGLTAAQYLAKKGHAVTIFEANAQSGGQMRYGIPAYRLPDSVVDTEVETILSTTSDEQGARIEIIYNQQVEDVKGLLNDFDSVLVAVGTHAGVRLRMPGSDLKGVYLNTEFLKAARSEQPLPVDGKVVVLGGGNVAYDCARTAVRLGAQEVHVACLEARAAMTSTPEERIEAAAEGVELHDSCAFYSINPSKKQWSHVGSVTLNKISRFYFDENHKAVTEFVENGEITLDADYVIFAVGQRPAQTENFGLELFHGAFIVADAEGKTPTEGIWSAGDCVTGTKSVIEAIAAGRRAAESMDVYLGGDGDISEVLTDADVYQAKLGPVDEVFVAERNEPELMEANKRAHTMEPFECSFTSEGAVKEASRCLQCDLRLHIDTPKLWNEYAVH; encoded by the coding sequence TTGAAGCTCACCATTGACGGACATGAAATTGAGGCCGAGGTCGGTCAGTCGGTGTTAGACGCTGCGCTTGCCGCCGGTATTTTTATTCCACACCTCTGTAAGCACCCCGATTTAGGTGCTGTTGGTGGATGCCGTCTGTGCATGATTGAGATTGCAGGACAAGAAGGTGCGGTATGCGCCTGTAAAACTGCGGTCGCCGATGGCATGGTAGTAGATAGCCACGGCGAAGAGGCCGAGCGCGTGCGCAGAATGGCTATGGAGCTCATTTTGGCAACGCATCCTACTGACTGCACGGGTTGTCCTAAGTACGGTAAATGTGAGCTTCAAAGTATGTATCAGTTCATGGGCGTTGCTCCCACGCGCTGGCGTGTAAAGAGCCGTCCCTGTGCTACCAATGACTCCAACCCGCTCATTACGCATATGATGACACGCTGTATTCGCTGCGGTCGCTGCATTCGAGCATGCCGTGATATGCGTGGCGTTTCTATTCTTGATTATCGCCGTGGCACCGATGGTGTTCGCGTGGGCACCAAAGACGGTTTGCCGCTGGCAGAATCGGGTTGTCGCTTCTGCGGGGCTTGTGTTGAGGTGTGCCCAACGGGTTCCATTGTCGATAGCCTTGGTCTTATTAAGCAAGATAAGCCTTATGCTGATGGCGTAGTTCCGTGTCGTGCTAACTGTCCGGCTCATATTGATATTCCGCGCTATATTCGTCATGTCAAGCATGAAGATTGGACTGCAGCTACTGCGGTTGTACGCGAAAAAGTGCCCCTGCCTAATTCGTTGGGTCATATCTGCACACACTTCTGTGAGGGTGCATGCAAGCGTACCGATTTAGGTGGACCAGTATCTATTTGCAGACTCAAGCGAGCTGCTGCAGAGCAGGATAGCGGCGCTTGGAAAGAGCGCGTTCGCCTAGAGAGCCGAAGCGGAAAGCGCGTTGCCGTTATAGGGTCAGGTCCGGCTGGCTTGACCGCTGCTCAGTATCTGGCTAAAAAGGGACATGCGGTTACCATTTTTGAGGCCAATGCACAATCAGGCGGCCAGATGCGCTATGGCATTCCGGCGTATCGCTTGCCTGATAGCGTGGTAGATACCGAGGTAGAAACCATCCTTTCCACAACCTCTGACGAGCAGGGCGCACGTATAGAAATTATCTATAACCAGCAGGTTGAAGATGTTAAAGGTCTTTTGAATGACTTTGATAGCGTCCTTGTTGCGGTGGGAACGCATGCAGGCGTGCGTCTGCGCATGCCAGGCTCTGACCTCAAGGGTGTATATCTTAATACCGAGTTCTTAAAGGCAGCCCGCTCTGAGCAGCCCTTGCCGGTAGATGGCAAGGTTGTGGTGCTAGGCGGCGGTAATGTTGCATATGACTGCGCTCGCACTGCGGTACGCCTGGGCGCTCAAGAGGTGCATGTTGCCTGTCTTGAGGCGCGTGCTGCAATGACCTCAACTCCCGAAGAGCGCATTGAGGCGGCTGCAGAAGGTGTTGAGCTGCACGATTCGTGTGCATTCTATTCAATCAATCCTTCTAAGAAGCAGTGGAGCCATGTTGGCTCGGTAACCCTCAACAAGATTAGCCGCTTCTACTTTGACGAGAATCACAAGGCGGTTACTGAGTTTGTTGAGAACGGCGAGATTACACTCGATGCCGACTACGTTATTTTTGCCGTAGGACAGCGTCCTGCACAAACCGAGAACTTTGGTCTTGAGCTGTTCCACGGTGCCTTTATTGTGGCCGATGCCGAGGGCAAAACGCCTACCGAGGGCATTTGGTCGGCAGGAGACTGTGTAACGGGAACCAAGAGCGTTATTGAGGCTATTGCAGCTGGTAGACGCGCTGCAGAAAGCATGGACGTCTATCTGGGCGGCGACGGCGATATTTCAGAGGTCTTAACAGACGCTGATGTTTATCAGGCAAAACTGGGACCAGTGGATGAGGTCTTTGTAGCTGAGCGCAACGAGCCTGAGCTTATGGAGGCCAACAAACGCGCACATACCATGGAGCCGTTTGAGTGCAGCTTTACGAGTGAGGGCGCCGTTAAAGAGGCATCTCGTTGTCTCCAGTGCGACCTGCGTTTGCACATTGATACGCCCAAGCTTTGGAATGAGTACGCCGTCCACTAA
- a CDS encoding NADH-ubiquinone oxidoreductase-F iron-sulfur binding region domain-containing protein encodes MNIISFMSVRPEKNIGRYLISTDAQALGQKLATVENPTVVIPAGDTELKARLQELLGAAASFVEADASFGYVYGNETALLALTRGQMPVPMARRGQSSAVTLHTPAHLWADEHKRWLWIDNLDAPCLVSDTATVGDILAQAGVSEPKAVYFEHPDGRMLDVAQTDEIIPVDCEWVRVFTQKDCMAHALADMSARHFSECCGRCVFGYEGAHQSRVITNDIINKRGKSADLALLRDLAPVMSTQSLCELGTSLATTIVTSLEHFGTEIEAHMGKKQCPSGACSAYMTFHIMPSLCTGCCDCVDACEEDAIMSKKGFVHVIDQKACTACGACVDACDEDAIITAGAEKPRTPPRPIPCKRR; translated from the coding sequence ATGAATATTATTTCGTTTATGTCGGTTCGTCCTGAAAAAAATATTGGACGCTACCTTATAAGTACTGATGCTCAAGCCTTAGGTCAAAAGCTTGCTACCGTTGAAAATCCAACGGTGGTGATACCGGCAGGTGATACCGAGCTTAAAGCAAGGCTTCAGGAGCTGCTAGGAGCTGCGGCAAGCTTTGTTGAGGCTGATGCGAGTTTTGGCTATGTATATGGCAACGAAACTGCACTTTTAGCGCTCACGCGTGGTCAGATGCCTGTTCCTATGGCACGCCGCGGTCAGTCTTCGGCAGTCACTTTGCACACGCCTGCTCATCTTTGGGCTGACGAGCATAAGCGTTGGCTGTGGATAGATAATCTTGATGCACCTTGCCTTGTGAGTGATACAGCAACAGTGGGAGACATTCTTGCTCAAGCTGGGGTGTCAGAACCCAAGGCAGTCTATTTTGAGCATCCCGATGGACGTATGCTTGATGTTGCGCAAACCGATGAGATTATTCCGGTTGATTGCGAATGGGTGCGCGTATTTACGCAAAAAGACTGTATGGCACATGCACTTGCTGATATGAGTGCGCGCCACTTTAGCGAGTGCTGCGGACGCTGTGTGTTTGGCTATGAAGGTGCCCATCAGTCGCGTGTTATTACCAACGATATTATTAACAAACGTGGTAAATCAGCAGACCTTGCACTTTTGCGTGACCTTGCGCCTGTTATGAGCACTCAGAGCTTGTGCGAGCTCGGCACCTCACTTGCAACAACTATTGTTACCTCACTTGAGCATTTTGGCACCGAAATAGAAGCACATATGGGCAAAAAGCAGTGCCCGTCCGGCGCATGCTCGGCATATATGACCTTCCACATCATGCCATCTTTGTGTACAGGCTGCTGTGATTGTGTTGATGCATGTGAAGAAGATGCCATCATGAGCAAGAAGGGCTTTGTGCATGTTATCGACCAAAAGGCATGTACTGCCTGCGGCGCATGCGTTGATGCCTGTGATGAAGACGCAATTATAACGGCTGGAGCCGAGAAGCCGCGTACACCACCACGTCCTATTCCATGCAAGCGTCGCTAA